In a single window of the Streptomyces sp. CGMCC 4.7035 genome:
- a CDS encoding ABC transporter ATP-binding protein has product MTTAPTVSASGLTLRYGGTAALDDVSLRLREGVTGLLGPNGAGKTTLLRVLATAVPADRGAFTVLGHDPGTAVGRQEVRRRLGYLPQTPGFHPDFTAFAFVDYVAILKELTDRAARHREVRRVLEAVDLSDVRGKRIKRLSGGMRQRVALAAALVGDPGLLLLDEPTVGLDPEQRMRFRELIAEAGQGRAVVLSTHQTEDVAMLCHRVIVMARGRVRFEGTPAELTARAAGRVWSSAERDPGARAGWRTGMGTFRNVGDPPQGADLLEPTLEDGYLLALDGEPVEVASA; this is encoded by the coding sequence ATGACCACCGCGCCCACCGTCTCGGCCTCCGGCCTGACTCTGCGCTACGGGGGCACGGCCGCCCTTGATGATGTCTCCCTGCGCCTGCGTGAGGGCGTCACGGGGCTGCTCGGGCCCAACGGCGCGGGCAAGACGACGCTGTTGCGGGTGCTCGCCACCGCCGTGCCCGCCGACCGGGGCGCCTTCACCGTCCTCGGGCACGACCCGGGCACGGCCGTCGGCCGCCAGGAGGTGCGGCGCCGGCTCGGCTATCTGCCGCAGACTCCGGGGTTCCACCCGGATTTCACGGCCTTCGCGTTCGTCGACTACGTGGCGATCCTCAAGGAACTCACCGACCGCGCCGCCCGCCACCGCGAGGTACGGCGCGTGCTGGAGGCCGTCGACCTCTCGGATGTGCGCGGCAAGCGCATCAAGCGGCTCTCCGGCGGCATGCGCCAGCGCGTCGCCCTGGCCGCCGCGCTCGTGGGCGACCCGGGCCTCCTGCTGCTCGACGAGCCGACCGTGGGCCTCGATCCCGAACAGCGCATGCGCTTCCGGGAGTTGATCGCCGAGGCGGGCCAGGGCCGGGCGGTGGTGCTGTCCACCCACCAGACCGAGGACGTGGCGATGCTCTGCCACCGCGTGATCGTGATGGCCCGCGGCCGCGTCCGCTTCGAGGGCACCCCGGCCGAGCTGACCGCCCGGGCGGCGGGCCGCGTGTGGAGCAGCGCTGAACGCGACCCGGGTGCCCGCGCCGGCTGGCGAACGGGTATGGGCACGTTCCGGAACGTCGGCGACCCGCCCCAGGGCGCCGACCTCCTCGAACCCACCCTGGAGGACGGCTACTTGCTGGCCCTCGACGGCGAGCCCGTGGAGGTGGCGTCCGCATGA
- a CDS encoding zf-HC2 domain-containing protein: MKDDERDSAGWHADADDLRAYARGELQAPRLWSVDTHLVACAPCRRALAEVADPVALETGWERLDAELDAPRPGVFEALLIRFGVADHTARLLAATPVLRASWLGSVLLVLAMTVISVYAEDSPALFLALAPLLPLAGVALSYTPALDPTYELTVVSPLHGFRLLMIRTVAVLTASLGLNGLATLALPAYGLHAMAWLLPALALTATGLALTARLGPVLAPALVSGGWVALLVVAKLTTTHGTLPPFTGAGQGVAAVVAAVAAALLHRLRDRFDASRAHDLFTDFTHRSAS; encoded by the coding sequence ATGAAGGACGACGAGCGCGACAGCGCCGGATGGCACGCGGACGCCGACGATCTGCGCGCGTATGCGCGCGGCGAGCTGCAGGCACCCCGGCTCTGGTCCGTCGACACCCACCTGGTCGCCTGCGCGCCCTGCCGCCGGGCGCTGGCCGAGGTGGCAGACCCGGTCGCACTGGAGACCGGCTGGGAGCGGCTCGACGCCGAGCTGGACGCCCCCCGGCCCGGGGTCTTCGAGGCCCTGCTGATCCGCTTCGGGGTCGCCGACCACACCGCCCGGCTGCTCGCCGCGACACCCGTCCTGCGCGCCTCCTGGCTGGGCTCGGTCCTGCTGGTCCTGGCCATGACGGTGATCAGTGTGTACGCGGAGGACTCGCCCGCGCTGTTCCTCGCCCTGGCCCCGCTGCTGCCGCTCGCGGGCGTCGCGCTGTCCTACACGCCGGCTCTCGACCCGACGTACGAGCTGACGGTCGTCTCCCCGCTGCACGGCTTCCGGCTGCTGATGATCCGCACGGTCGCGGTACTGACGGCGAGCCTGGGGCTGAACGGCCTGGCGACGCTGGCCCTCCCGGCCTACGGGCTGCACGCCATGGCCTGGCTGCTGCCCGCCCTCGCCCTCACCGCGACGGGCCTCGCGCTGACCGCCAGGCTGGGCCCGGTGCTCGCGCCCGCCCTGGTCAGCGGTGGCTGGGTCGCCCTGCTGGTGGTGGCCAAGCTGACCACCACCCACGGGACACTCCCGCCGTTCACAGGGGCAGGCCAGGGCGTGGCCGCGGTGGTCGCGGCCGTCGCGGCCGCCTTGCTGCACCGCCTGCGGGACCGGTTCGACGCCTCGCGGGCCCATGACCTCTTCACCGACTTCACCCACAGGAGCGCCTCATGA
- a CDS encoding RNA polymerase sigma factor gives MRETTSDGELLRSAADGDRRAFEELYRRYAPWLTARLRGRCADPAVVDDVVQETFLAVWRGTARYREDGDVAGWLWRIGARRLVDALRGDGARGRLWQTLARLRHRDEASAEERVLAGVEHGDLAGALTRLSPELRAVLQATVIDGLTTGEAAVLLGIPPGTVKTRALRARKRLREELT, from the coding sequence GTGAGGGAAACGACAAGTGACGGGGAGCTGCTGCGTTCCGCGGCAGACGGGGACCGTCGCGCCTTCGAGGAGTTGTATCGGCGGTATGCGCCGTGGCTCACGGCACGGCTGCGCGGCCGCTGCGCCGATCCCGCGGTCGTCGACGACGTCGTGCAGGAGACGTTCCTGGCGGTCTGGCGCGGCACTGCGCGCTACCGGGAGGACGGGGACGTGGCCGGCTGGCTCTGGCGCATCGGCGCCCGGCGGCTGGTGGACGCGTTGCGCGGTGACGGCGCGCGCGGCCGGCTGTGGCAGACGCTGGCGCGGCTGCGGCACCGAGACGAGGCCTCCGCGGAGGAGCGTGTCCTGGCCGGAGTGGAGCACGGCGACCTGGCAGGGGCGCTGACCAGGCTCTCGCCGGAGCTGCGGGCCGTCCTCCAGGCGACGGTGATCGACGGGCTGACGACCGGGGAGGCGGCCGTCCTGCTCGGCATTCCCCCGGGCACGGTCAAGACACGGGCGCTGCGTGCGCGGAAGCGGTTGCGGGAGGAACTGACATGA
- a CDS encoding RNA degradosome polyphosphate kinase, whose protein sequence is MNAAVPEPPSQRGNGDGAERGLPFSALPHSLSDAPVTRSARKNGFMSQQNAQAQAQPSPTTVRDGEPSGRANMNHQQPSVGSIAAHRPHTVAATVSELEPEIDTDLDAYEEADGERLPQGRFLDRERSWLQFNERVLELAEDPNTPLLERAKFLAIFASNLDEFFMVRVAGLKRRIATGVATRSASGMQPREVLEMIWARSRELMARHAACFHEDVAPALAEEGIHLVRWNELTEKEQARLFTLFRHQIFPVLTPLAVDPAHPFPYISGLSLNLAVVVRNPVSGHRHFARVKVPPLLSRFLEASPQRYVPIEDVIAAHLEELFPGMEVLEHHAFRITRNEDLEVEEDDAENLLQALEKELMRRRFGPPVRLEVEESIDRYVLDLLVRELKISEAEVYPLPGPLDLTGLFGIAALDRPELKYPKYVAGTHRDLAEVESASAPDIFAALRERDVLLHHPYDSFSTSVQAFLEQAAADPDVLAIKQTLYRTSETSPIVDALIDAAESGKQVLVLVEIKARFDEQANIKWARKLEEAGCHVVYGLVGLKTHCKLSLVVRQEGETLRRYSHVGTGNYHPKTARLYEDLGLLTADQQVGADLSDLFNRLSGYSRRETYRRLLVAPKSLRDGLVSRINKEIQHHRAGRPAYVRIKVNSMVDEAIIDALYRASQAGAPVDVWVRGICAVRPGVTGLSENIRVRSILGRFLEHSRIFAFGNGGEPEVWIGSADMMHRNLDRRIEALVRVTDPAHRAALNRLLETGMSDTTSSWHLGPDGEWTRHATDVDGQPLRNIQEMLIDARRRRRGTATP, encoded by the coding sequence ATGAATGCCGCCGTGCCAGAGCCCCCTTCGCAACGGGGGAACGGGGACGGTGCGGAGCGCGGTCTTCCGTTTTCCGCGCTGCCGCACTCGCTCTCCGACGCGCCCGTCACCCGGTCGGCGCGGAAGAATGGATTCATGAGCCAGCAGAACGCCCAGGCACAGGCCCAGCCGTCCCCCACCACCGTCCGTGATGGAGAGCCTTCGGGTCGCGCGAACATGAATCATCAGCAGCCCTCCGTGGGCTCCATCGCCGCGCACCGCCCGCACACCGTGGCCGCGACGGTCTCCGAACTGGAACCCGAGATCGACACCGACCTCGACGCTTACGAGGAAGCCGACGGTGAGCGGCTTCCCCAGGGCCGCTTCCTCGACCGGGAGCGCAGCTGGCTCCAGTTCAACGAGCGCGTGCTCGAACTGGCCGAGGACCCGAACACCCCCCTGCTCGAACGGGCGAAGTTCCTGGCGATCTTCGCCAGCAACCTGGACGAGTTCTTCATGGTCCGGGTGGCGGGTCTGAAGCGCCGTATCGCCACCGGTGTCGCCACCCGGTCCGCGTCCGGCATGCAGCCCCGCGAGGTCCTGGAGATGATCTGGGCCCGCTCCCGCGAGCTCATGGCCCGGCACGCGGCCTGCTTCCACGAGGACGTCGCCCCCGCGCTCGCGGAGGAGGGCATCCACCTGGTCCGCTGGAACGAGCTGACCGAGAAGGAGCAGGCGCGCCTCTTCACGCTCTTCCGCCACCAGATCTTCCCGGTCCTCACCCCGCTGGCCGTCGACCCGGCGCACCCCTTCCCCTATATCTCGGGACTCTCGCTCAACCTCGCGGTCGTCGTCCGTAACCCGGTCTCCGGCCACCGCCACTTCGCGCGCGTCAAGGTCCCGCCGCTGCTGTCCCGCTTCCTGGAGGCCTCCCCGCAGCGGTACGTCCCCATCGAGGACGTCATCGCCGCCCACCTGGAGGAGCTGTTCCCGGGCATGGAGGTCCTGGAGCACCACGCCTTCCGGATAACCCGCAACGAGGACCTGGAAGTCGAGGAGGACGACGCCGAGAACCTGCTCCAGGCGCTGGAGAAGGAGCTCATGCGGCGCCGCTTCGGGCCGCCGGTGCGCCTGGAGGTCGAGGAGTCCATCGACCGGTACGTCCTCGATCTGCTCGTGCGCGAGCTGAAGATCTCCGAGGCCGAGGTGTATCCGCTGCCTGGTCCCCTGGACCTCACCGGCCTCTTCGGCATCGCCGCCCTCGACCGTCCCGAGCTGAAGTACCCGAAGTACGTCGCGGGCACCCACCGCGACCTCGCGGAGGTCGAATCGGCGTCCGCGCCCGACATCTTCGCGGCACTGCGGGAGCGGGACGTCCTGCTGCACCACCCGTACGACAGCTTCTCCACCTCGGTCCAGGCGTTCCTGGAGCAGGCGGCCGCCGACCCGGACGTGCTCGCCATCAAGCAGACGCTGTACCGGACCTCGGAGACCTCGCCGATCGTCGACGCGCTCATCGACGCGGCCGAGTCCGGCAAGCAGGTCCTCGTGCTGGTGGAGATCAAGGCCCGTTTCGACGAGCAGGCCAACATCAAGTGGGCCCGCAAGCTGGAGGAGGCGGGCTGCCATGTCGTGTACGGGCTCGTCGGCCTGAAGACCCACTGCAAGCTGTCGCTCGTCGTGCGGCAGGAAGGCGAAACCCTCCGCCGCTACAGCCACGTCGGCACGGGCAACTACCACCCGAAGACCGCACGTCTGTACGAGGACCTGGGGCTGCTGACCGCCGACCAGCAGGTCGGCGCGGACCTGTCCGACCTCTTCAACCGGTTGTCGGGCTACTCGCGCCGCGAGACCTACCGCCGTCTCCTCGTCGCCCCCAAGTCCCTGCGCGACGGCCTGGTCTCGCGGATCAACAAGGAGATCCAGCACCACCGGGCCGGCCGGCCCGCGTACGTCCGCATCAAGGTCAACTCGATGGTGGACGAGGCGATCATCGACGCCCTCTACCGGGCGTCGCAGGCCGGCGCCCCCGTGGACGTATGGGTGCGCGGCATCTGCGCGGTGCGCCCCGGCGTCACCGGCCTGTCCGAGAACATACGCGTACGGTCCATCCTCGGCCGGTTCCTGGAACACTCCCGCATCTTCGCCTTCGGCAACGGCGGCGAGCCCGAGGTGTGGATCGGCAGCGCGGACATGATGCACCGCAACCTCGACCGCCGCATCGAGGCACTCGTCAGGGTCACCGACCCGGCGCACCGGGCGGCCCTCAACCGGTTGCTGGAGACCGGCATGTCCGACACGACCTCCTCCTGGCACCTGGGTCCGGACGGCGAGTGGACCCGGCACGCGACCGACGTGGACGGCCAGCCCCTGCGGAACATCCAGGAGATGCTCATAGACGCCCGGAGGCGCCGGCGTGGCACAGCAACACCTTGA
- a CDS encoding CHAD domain-containing protein codes for MAQQHLDPPTNPTAGPAPKLSASLEQGVTPTGDALAGYLRAQATEFLRSLRQHRETGAAVGGPEDSGDAALALRRSARRISGTLHTFRPLLDTDWSEGMRPELAWLSGTLAREHAYAARLERLLLALHRLSGSSAFPPQSGGSAEVAGTGPATRPAAPERGNLTVGAAKAGALLERQLTLARTRAHSAALQALGSSRFHAVADSVAVLASEVPLAPAAPAADLHPLARAAEERLYDAVATLPLVTAGHPYNAEALIHGLSPDPAPHPQDAPWHQVRLLLRLHRYAQEVLCGRYGENAPVDVRLLAAGQALNRHRDASEAAAAAAAAARTPRIAPATAYALGVLHADQRHEVEAARFAFEQSWQRQAVGTP; via the coding sequence GTGGCACAGCAACACCTTGATCCCCCCACCAACCCCACGGCCGGGCCCGCCCCCAAGCTCTCGGCTTCGCTGGAGCAGGGAGTTACCCCCACAGGAGACGCCCTCGCGGGCTACCTGCGGGCCCAGGCCACGGAGTTCCTCCGCTCGCTGCGGCAGCACCGGGAGACCGGTGCCGCTGTCGGCGGCCCGGAGGACTCCGGCGACGCGGCGCTCGCCCTGCGCCGGTCGGCCCGCCGCATCAGCGGCACGCTCCACACGTTCCGCCCCCTGCTCGACACCGACTGGTCCGAGGGGATGCGTCCCGAACTCGCCTGGCTGTCGGGCACGTTGGCTCGCGAGCACGCGTACGCGGCCCGCCTCGAGAGGCTGCTGCTCGCCCTGCACCGGCTGTCCGGCTCATCCGCCTTCCCCCCGCAGTCGGGGGGCTCGGCGGAAGTGGCCGGCACCGGCCCGGCCACCCGGCCCGCCGCTCCCGAGCGCGGCAACCTGACCGTGGGCGCCGCGAAGGCGGGCGCCCTGCTGGAGCGGCAGCTCACCCTGGCCCGGACGCGCGCCCACTCAGCGGCCCTCCAGGCCCTCGGGTCGAGCCGTTTCCACGCGGTGGCGGACAGCGTCGCCGTTCTCGCCAGCGAGGTCCCGCTCGCGCCCGCCGCACCGGCCGCCGACCTGCACCCGCTGGCCAGGGCGGCCGAGGAGCGGCTGTACGACGCGGTCGCCACGCTGCCGCTGGTCACCGCCGGCCACCCGTACAACGCGGAGGCCCTGATCCACGGCCTGTCCCCCGACCCGGCCCCGCACCCGCAGGACGCCCCCTGGCACCAGGTCCGGCTGCTGCTGCGCCTGCACCGCTACGCCCAGGAAGTGCTGTGCGGCCGGTACGGAGAGAACGCGCCCGTCGATGTACGGCTGCTCGCGGCGGGCCAGGCCCTGAACCGGCACCGGGACGCCTCGGAGGCGGCGGCGGCCGCCGCGGCGGCGGCGCGCACCCCGCGCATCGCGCCCGCGACGGCGTACGCCCTCGGCGTGCTGCACGCCGACCAGCGCCACGAGGTGGAGGCGGCCCGCTTCGCCTTCGAGCAGTCCTGGCAGAGGCAGGCGGTGGGTACTCCGTAG
- a CDS encoding NUDIX hydrolase: protein MTDDTIRAAGCVLWRRSPIDGRLEICLVHRPKYDDWSHPKGKLKRGEDPLAGALREVAEETGYTAAPGTRLPTVHYEASGRPKQVHYWAAEATGGSFTPNSEVDRILWLPPAVARGRMTQPRDRELVDALLNSLNLT from the coding sequence ATGACCGACGACACCATCCGCGCGGCGGGCTGTGTCCTCTGGCGCCGCTCCCCCATCGACGGCCGGCTGGAGATCTGTCTGGTCCACCGGCCGAAGTACGACGACTGGTCCCACCCGAAGGGCAAGCTCAAGCGCGGCGAGGACCCGCTCGCGGGGGCGCTGCGGGAGGTGGCGGAGGAGACGGGGTACACCGCCGCGCCCGGCACGCGTCTGCCCACCGTCCACTACGAGGCGAGCGGCCGCCCCAAGCAGGTCCACTACTGGGCGGCCGAGGCGACGGGCGGCTCCTTCACCCCGAACAGCGAGGTGGACCGCATCCTCTGGCTTCCGCCGGCCGTGGCCCGCGGCCGCATGACCCAGCCGCGCGACCGGGAACTGGTCGACGCGCTCCTCAACTCCCTGAACCTGACCTGA
- the pstS gene encoding phosphate ABC transporter substrate-binding protein PstS, whose translation MKLQRMNRRALTLGALAVSGALALTACGSDDTGNKAGSGSSSSSTTNASSIKCDNAKGQLLADGSSAQKNAIDAWAKAFTQACNGVQINYQGGGSGAGVTAFTQGTVAFAGSDSPLKPEDVAASKKFCSGGQGIDLPMVGGPIALGYNVPGVSDLVLDAPTIAKIFDSKIVKWNDAAIKKLNPSAKLPDLKIQAFHRSDESGTTDNFTKYLIATTPDNWKYSGGKAWQAKGGQSAPKSAGVAQQVKQTSGAIGYFELSYAKDGLSTVSVATGAGTPVKASSDGATKAIADAKVVGTGSDLSLKLNYATKAEGAYPLTLVTYEIACDKGNKADTLPATKAFLRYIASTDGQGVLSQNDYAPIPDSIISKVRTTIEGLS comes from the coding sequence GTGAAGCTTCAGCGCATGAACCGGCGGGCCCTCACCCTCGGTGCTCTCGCCGTCTCCGGCGCCCTGGCCCTCACGGCGTGCGGCTCCGACGACACGGGCAACAAGGCCGGCAGCGGTTCCTCGTCGTCGTCGACGACGAACGCGAGCTCGATCAAGTGCGACAACGCCAAGGGCCAGCTGCTCGCCGACGGCTCCTCCGCGCAGAAGAACGCGATCGACGCCTGGGCCAAGGCGTTCACCCAGGCCTGCAACGGCGTGCAGATCAACTACCAGGGCGGCGGCTCCGGCGCCGGCGTGACCGCGTTCACGCAGGGCACGGTCGCCTTCGCCGGTTCCGACTCCCCGCTGAAGCCCGAGGACGTCGCCGCCTCCAAGAAGTTCTGCTCCGGCGGCCAGGGCATCGACCTCCCGATGGTCGGCGGCCCGATCGCCCTCGGCTACAACGTCCCGGGGGTCTCCGACCTCGTCCTGGACGCCCCGACCATCGCCAAGATCTTCGACAGCAAGATCGTCAAGTGGAACGACGCGGCGATCAAGAAGCTGAACCCGTCCGCGAAGCTGCCCGACCTCAAGATCCAGGCGTTCCACCGTTCGGACGAGTCCGGCACCACGGACAACTTCACCAAGTACCTGATCGCCACCACCCCGGACAACTGGAAGTACTCCGGCGGCAAGGCGTGGCAGGCCAAGGGCGGCCAGTCCGCCCCGAAGTCCGCGGGTGTCGCCCAGCAGGTGAAGCAGACCTCCGGCGCCATCGGCTACTTCGAGCTGTCGTACGCCAAGGACGGCCTCAGCACCGTCTCCGTCGCCACGGGCGCCGGCACGCCGGTCAAGGCCAGCAGCGACGGCGCCACCAAGGCCATCGCGGACGCCAAGGTCGTCGGCACCGGCTCGGACCTGTCCCTGAAGCTGAACTACGCGACCAAGGCCGAGGGCGCCTACCCGCTTACGCTGGTCACGTACGAGATCGCGTGCGACAAGGGCAACAAGGCGGACACGCTGCCCGCCACCAAGGCGTTCCTGCGCTACATCGCCAGCACGGACGGCCAGGGCGTCCTGAGCCAGAACGACTACGCCCCGATCCCCGACAGCATCATCTCCAAGGTCCGCACCACCATCGAGGGCCTGAGCTGA
- the pstC gene encoding phosphate ABC transporter permease subunit PstC: MDISTQKNTEAPPPTHRSNTAEQKRATRGATRPGDRIFLGLTRGSGIFLLVIMAAIAVFLAYRASLAISKDHGNFLTTFEWNTNLNPPVFGIAVLAFGTIVSSIVAMVIAVPIAVAIALFITHYAPRKLGGTIAYVIDLLAAVPSIVYGLWGGLVLVPHLNGLFGWLNDYLGWTGVFSWDEGAPRSMLTVGILLAIMILPVITNVSREVFRQVPQMHEEAALALGATRWEVIRMSVLPFGRSGVISASMLGLGRALGETMAVATVLSPSFDIQASLLNPGGGTFAQNIASKFSEATEDGRDALIASGLVLFVITLLVNGAARVIIARRKEYSGANA; this comes from the coding sequence ATGGACATATCGACACAGAAAAACACCGAAGCACCTCCCCCCACGCACCGGTCGAACACGGCCGAGCAGAAGCGCGCGACCCGTGGGGCCACCCGACCCGGTGACCGGATCTTCCTCGGTCTCACCCGTGGATCGGGCATCTTCCTGCTCGTGATCATGGCCGCCATCGCGGTCTTCCTCGCCTACCGTGCCTCCCTCGCGATCAGCAAGGACCACGGCAACTTCCTGACCACCTTCGAGTGGAACACCAACCTCAACCCGCCGGTGTTCGGCATCGCGGTCCTGGCCTTCGGCACGATCGTCTCCTCGATCGTCGCCATGGTCATCGCGGTCCCCATCGCGGTCGCCATCGCGCTGTTCATCACGCACTACGCGCCGCGCAAGCTGGGCGGGACCATCGCGTACGTGATCGACCTGCTCGCCGCCGTGCCGTCCATCGTCTACGGCCTGTGGGGTGGCCTGGTCCTCGTACCGCACCTGAACGGCCTCTTCGGCTGGCTCAACGACTACCTCGGCTGGACCGGCGTCTTCTCCTGGGACGAGGGCGCCCCGCGCTCGATGCTCACCGTCGGCATCCTGCTCGCGATCATGATCCTGCCGGTCATCACCAACGTGAGCCGCGAGGTCTTCCGCCAGGTCCCGCAGATGCACGAGGAGGCGGCCCTGGCTCTCGGCGCCACGCGCTGGGAGGTCATCCGCATGTCCGTGCTGCCCTTCGGCCGCTCCGGCGTGATCTCCGCCTCGATGCTCGGCCTCGGCCGCGCGCTCGGCGAGACGATGGCCGTCGCCACCGTGCTCTCCCCGTCCTTCGACATCCAGGCCAGCCTGCTCAACCCGGGCGGCGGAACGTTCGCCCAGAACATCGCCAGCAAGTTCAGCGAGGCGACCGAGGACGGCCGTGACGCGCTCATCGCCTCCGGTCTGGTCCTGTTCGTCATCACCCTGCTGGTCAACGGCGCGGCCCGCGTGATCATCGCCCGCCGCAAGGAGTACTCGGGGGCCAACGCATGA
- the pstA gene encoding phosphate ABC transporter permease PstA, whose product MSTAAAVTDKRPSTLQGASLPKWSPWAIAAGSLALGIGISAAAGLDSKVQWGLLAAIFFVLGTYGIAARVEGRRQAKDRVATSLVWVAFLLAVVPLVSLIWVTVQRGVKVLDVYFLTHSMGVVADSEPGGGIYHAILGSLEQVGLATAIGAPVGVLTAIYLVEYGRGRLAQAVTFFVDVMTGIPSIVAGLFILSLMLIFKMQPFGFAGSLALAILMMPVVVRSTEEMLKLVPNELREASLALGVPKWRTILKVVLPTSIGGITTGIMLAIARIAGETAPVLLLVFGNPFINANPFEGAQASLPLYIYQQYANSAGANAAYDRAWAASLTLIAFVMILNLVARGIARWKAPKTGR is encoded by the coding sequence ATGAGCACCGCCGCAGCCGTCACGGACAAGCGTCCCAGCACCCTGCAAGGTGCCAGCCTGCCCAAGTGGTCGCCCTGGGCGATCGCCGCGGGCTCCCTCGCGCTCGGAATCGGCATCAGCGCGGCCGCCGGCCTGGACAGCAAGGTCCAGTGGGGCCTGCTCGCCGCGATCTTCTTCGTCCTCGGTACGTACGGCATCGCCGCCCGCGTCGAAGGCCGCCGCCAGGCCAAGGACCGCGTCGCCACCTCCCTGGTGTGGGTCGCCTTCCTGCTCGCCGTCGTCCCGCTGGTCTCCCTGATCTGGGTGACCGTGCAGCGCGGTGTGAAGGTCCTGGACGTCTACTTCCTCACCCACTCGATGGGCGTGGTCGCCGACTCCGAGCCGGGCGGCGGCATCTACCACGCCATCCTCGGCAGCCTGGAGCAGGTCGGCCTCGCCACCGCGATCGGCGCGCCGGTCGGCGTGCTCACCGCCATCTACCTGGTGGAGTACGGGCGCGGCAGGCTCGCCCAGGCCGTCACCTTCTTCGTCGACGTGATGACCGGTATCCCGTCGATCGTCGCCGGTCTGTTCATCCTCAGCCTGATGCTGATCTTCAAGATGCAGCCCTTCGGCTTCGCCGGTTCGCTCGCCCTGGCCATCCTGATGATGCCGGTCGTGGTCCGCTCCACGGAGGAGATGCTCAAGCTCGTACCGAACGAGCTGCGCGAGGCATCCCTCGCCCTGGGCGTCCCGAAGTGGCGCACGATCCTGAAGGTGGTCCTGCCGACCTCCATCGGCGGTATCACCACCGGCATCATGCTGGCGATCGCGCGTATCGCGGGTGAGACCGCCCCGGTGCTGCTGCTCGTTTTCGGCAACCCGTTCATCAACGCCAACCCCTTCGAGGGTGCGCAGGCGTCGCTGCCGCTGTACATCTACCAGCAGTACGCGAACAGCGCGGGCGCGAACGCGGCCTACGACCGTGCCTGGGCGGCATCGCTGACGCTGATCGCCTTCGTGATGATCCTCAACCTGGTGGCCCGCGGCATCGCCCGCTGGAAGGCCCCGAAGACCGGTCGCTGA
- the pstB gene encoding phosphate ABC transporter ATP-binding protein PstB, whose translation MAKRIDVSGLTAYYGSHKAIEDISMTVEPRSVTAFIGPSGCGKSTFLRTLNRMHEVTPGGRVEGKVLLDDEDLYGTGVDPVSVRREVGMVFQRPNPFPTMSIFDNVAAGLRLNGNYKKSELSDIVEKSLKGANLWNEVKDRLNKPGSGLSGGQQQRLCIARAIAVEPKVLLMDEPCSALDPISTLAIEDLIGELKERFTIVIVTHNMQQAARVSDRTAFFNLAAVGQPGRLIEIDDTERIFSNPSVQATEDYISGRFG comes from the coding sequence ATGGCCAAGCGAATCGACGTAAGCGGTCTCACCGCCTACTACGGCTCCCACAAGGCGATCGAGGACATCTCGATGACGGTCGAGCCGCGCTCGGTGACGGCGTTCATCGGCCCGTCCGGCTGCGGCAAGTCGACGTTCCTGCGCACGCTGAACCGCATGCACGAGGTCACGCCCGGCGGCCGGGTCGAGGGCAAGGTGCTCCTGGACGACGAAGACCTGTACGGCACCGGTGTCGACCCGGTCTCCGTCCGCCGCGAGGTGGGCATGGTCTTCCAGCGCCCGAACCCCTTCCCCACGATGTCGATCTTCGACAACGTGGCGGCTGGGCTGCGCCTGAACGGCAATTACAAGAAGAGCGAACTGTCGGACATCGTCGAGAAGTCCCTCAAGGGCGCGAACCTCTGGAACGAGGTCAAGGACCGTCTGAACAAGCCGGGCTCCGGCCTGTCCGGCGGTCAGCAGCAGCGTCTGTGCATCGCGAGGGCGATCGCGGTCGAGCCGAAGGTGCTCCTCATGGACGAGCCCTGCTCGGCCCTGGACCCGATCTCGACCCTCGCCATCGAGGACCTGATCGGCGAGCTGAAGGAACGCTTCACGATCGTCATCGTGACGCACAACATGCAGCAGGCGGCGCGCGTCTCGGACCGCACGGCGTTCTTCAACCTGGCGGCCGTGGGCCAGCCGGGACGCCTGATCGAGATCGACGACACGGAGCGGATCTTCTCCAACCCGTCGGTCCAGGCCACGGAGGACTACATCTCGGGCCGCTTCGGCTGA
- a CDS encoding DUF5988 family protein — protein MTTKALLEGGPEDLAGKLVPVVPPGQELKIPHRGGYEHYKVTTRHENTQEGQVNVYQWWERTEVAE, from the coding sequence ATGACTACCAAGGCACTCCTCGAAGGCGGGCCGGAGGATCTGGCGGGCAAGCTCGTGCCGGTCGTCCCTCCGGGACAAGAGCTGAAGATTCCCCACCGCGGCGGATACGAGCACTACAAGGTCACGACGCGGCACGAGAACACCCAGGAGGGACAGGTGAACGTCTACCAGTGGTGGGAGCGGACCGAAGTGGCCGAGTAG